A genomic segment from Chitinophaga niabensis encodes:
- a CDS encoding MFS transporter produces the protein MKKLSFPLIMLFAVAAGLAVANVYFAQPLLDAMADTFGISQAAVGIIITSTQVGYGLGLLLLVPLGDLVDSRKLIVLQLGLLGLFLLIVGLAPSVFVLLAGMIMMGLMAVVTQSLVAFAANMAGDAERGRVVGTVTSGIVIGILLARTIAGALADLAGWRTVYFVSAAFTLLIAGVLYRIAPVVEKRSAGGTYPQLLKSVFVLFASEPVLLTRGIIAMLLFAAGTVLWTPMVLPLSAPPFSLSHTEIGLFGLAGVAGALGAARAGRWADNGYAQWTSGIGLTLVLLSWIPIACMGYSLWGLIIGVIIFDFGLQAVHVTNQSIILKVRPEARSRITGGYMVFYSAGSGAGSVASTITYAHFGWTGVCILGAAISAAGLLCWGLSEKSYKLGAA, from the coding sequence ATGAAAAAATTGTCGTTTCCATTGATTATGCTGTTTGCTGTGGCTGCGGGCCTGGCAGTGGCCAATGTTTATTTCGCGCAGCCGCTGCTGGATGCCATGGCGGATACTTTTGGGATCTCGCAGGCGGCGGTGGGTATTATCATAACTTCTACCCAGGTGGGGTATGGGTTAGGATTATTGTTACTGGTACCCCTGGGCGACCTGGTGGACAGCCGGAAACTGATTGTGCTGCAACTAGGATTGCTGGGATTATTCCTGTTGATAGTTGGGCTGGCGCCCTCTGTTTTTGTTTTGCTGGCAGGCATGATCATGATGGGATTAATGGCGGTGGTCACGCAAAGCCTGGTAGCCTTTGCCGCCAACATGGCTGGCGATGCAGAACGGGGGCGGGTAGTGGGAACAGTCACCAGTGGTATTGTGATAGGCATTCTTTTGGCAAGAACAATTGCCGGGGCCTTGGCTGACCTTGCCGGCTGGCGCACGGTGTACTTTGTTTCTGCGGCATTTACCTTACTGATCGCAGGTGTATTGTACCGTATTGCGCCTGTAGTGGAAAAACGTTCTGCAGGCGGCACCTATCCCCAATTGCTTAAATCTGTTTTTGTACTCTTTGCCAGCGAGCCGGTGCTGCTTACCAGGGGGATTATTGCCATGTTGCTATTTGCAGCCGGCACTGTATTATGGACGCCCATGGTATTGCCTCTCAGTGCACCGCCTTTCTCTCTTTCGCATACGGAGATCGGATTGTTTGGATTAGCCGGCGTGGCCGGAGCGTTAGGAGCTGCAAGGGCCGGGCGTTGGGCGGATAATGGTTATGCGCAATGGACTTCCGGCATTGGATTAACATTGGTATTGTTGTCCTGGATCCCGATCGCCTGTATGGGATACTCCCTCTGGGGATTGATCATCGGTGTGATCATTTTTGATTTTGGCCTGCAGGCAGTGCATGTAACCAACCAGAGCATTATCCTTAAAGTAAGGCCGGAGGCTCGGAGCAGGATCACAGGTGGATATATGGTGTTCTATTCTGCAGGCAGCGGAGCAGGGTCCGTGGCTTCCACCATTACGTATGCGCATTTCGG